One part of the bacterium genome encodes these proteins:
- the speY gene encoding deoxyhypusine synthase has protein sequence MTKIPGKKIAPKKIDSNVSVTELIDQAFLSYNAGRLREGCQLFSERMLQDDVTVGVSLTGALTPAGLGMSCLIPLMEAGFIDWMVSTGANLYHDTHFALGLNMHQGTPFVDDVKLRQEGIVRIYDILFEYDVLLSTDQFYVKLVSGEEFQRSMGTAEFHYLVGKYLTEREKKLNQHKSVLSTAYQCGIPVYTSSPGDSSIGMNIAGVALKGNKLVMDPNQDVNETTSIVLNAKMHGGQSGVLMLGGGSPKNFVLQTEPQLQEVLGIQEKGHDYYLQFTDARPDTGGLSGATPGEAVSWGKVDPDKLPNTVVCYTDTTIALPLLTAYSLAKKQPRTLKRLYDRRSQMMNQLRKAMNLE, from the coding sequence ATGACAAAAATACCCGGTAAGAAAATCGCGCCAAAGAAAATCGATTCCAATGTTTCTGTTACGGAATTAATCGATCAGGCATTTTTGTCTTACAACGCTGGCCGTTTACGAGAGGGATGCCAGCTATTCTCCGAAAGAATGCTGCAGGACGATGTGACGGTCGGTGTGAGTCTTACCGGAGCTTTGACGCCTGCCGGTCTGGGCATGTCCTGTCTGATCCCGTTGATGGAAGCGGGTTTCATTGATTGGATGGTAAGCACCGGGGCCAATCTCTATCACGATACACACTTTGCGCTCGGCTTAAACATGCATCAAGGCACACCTTTTGTGGACGATGTGAAATTACGACAGGAGGGAATCGTTCGCATCTATGACATCCTTTTTGAATATGATGTCCTCCTTTCCACCGATCAGTTCTACGTAAAATTGGTCAGCGGTGAAGAGTTTCAGCGCTCGATGGGTACCGCTGAGTTTCATTATCTTGTCGGCAAGTATTTAACCGAACGCGAAAAAAAGTTGAATCAGCATAAATCGGTTCTCTCTACTGCTTATCAATGCGGAATACCGGTGTACACGTCCTCTCCTGGCGATAGCTCGATCGGAATGAACATAGCCGGTGTGGCGTTGAAAGGGAATAAATTGGTGATGGATCCGAATCAAGATGTGAATGAAACGACTTCCATTGTTTTGAATGCAAAAATGCATGGAGGTCAGAGCGGCGTATTGATGCTGGGCGGCGGTTCTCCTAAAAATTTTGTGTTGCAAACGGAACCTCAGCTTCAAGAGGTTCTGGGTATCCAGGAAAAAGGGCACGATTATTATCTGCAGTTCACCGACGCGCGTCCTGATACGGGCGGTCTATCCGGCGCAACACCCGGTGAAGCCGTCTCCTGGGGAAAAGTCGATCCTGATAAATTGCCCAACACGGTGGTTTGCTACACGGATACGACAATCGCGCTGCCACTACTAACCGCGTATTCTCTTGCCAAAAAACAACCACGCACTCTCAAACGTTTGTATGACCGCAGGTCCCAGATGATGAACCAGTTGCGCAAAGCAATGAATCTGGAATGA
- a CDS encoding succinate dehydrogenase cytochrome b subunit — protein sequence MNRALAIYHSSIGKKAIMAVTGMIGIAFVIGHMVGNLQVFQGAEKLNAYAALIRQYPALLYFARAVLLGAVILHIVAAYQLSRMSWQSRSQSYERWEPVASDYASRTMRWSGPILLLFIIYHLLDFTFGTVNPDFRHGDVFHNVISSFTLWYVTAFYVVSMLALGLHMYHGIWSMFQSLGLNNPKYNQYWKNLAVIITGIVVIGNIAMPLAVFFGFV from the coding sequence ATGAATCGCGCGCTGGCTATTTATCATTCCTCGATCGGCAAAAAGGCAATCATGGCGGTCACCGGCATGATAGGCATCGCCTTCGTGATCGGGCACATGGTCGGTAATCTGCAGGTCTTCCAGGGCGCGGAAAAATTGAATGCTTATGCAGCCCTGATCCGGCAATATCCTGCGCTGCTTTATTTTGCGCGCGCTGTATTGCTCGGCGCAGTCATTTTGCACATCGTTGCGGCGTATCAACTGTCGCGGATGAGCTGGCAGAGCCGGTCGCAAAGCTACGAAAGGTGGGAGCCGGTCGCTTCCGACTATGCTTCAAGGACGATGCGCTGGAGCGGTCCCATCCTGCTCCTCTTCATCATTTATCACTTGCTGGATTTCACATTCGGCACTGTGAACCCTGATTTCAGACATGGAGACGTATTTCACAACGTGATATCGAGTTTCACATTGTGGTACGTTACTGCCTTCTACGTTGTCTCGATGCTGGCGCTCGGGCTCCACATGTACCACGGAATCTGGAGCATGTTTCAGTCGCTCGGACTGAATAACCCGAAATACAATCAGTACTGGAAAAATCTGGCTGTTATCATTACGGGAATTGTAGTGATCGGAAATATCGCGATGCCGCTTGCCGTCTTTTTCGGATTTGT
- a CDS encoding acyl-CoA thioesterase, protein MSARFTIRFPVRFRDIDALGHVNNAVYFTYMESARTEYWIKLFGVRELGELGFIVAHAECDYKVAARFGDELEVSIWTSSIGNSSFVWDYEIHNSVTRQLIAKGKTIQVTYDYGKEKAMPVPDDVRKKLLEN, encoded by the coding sequence ATGAGCGCCCGTTTCACAATCCGATTCCCGGTGCGTTTCCGCGATATCGATGCGCTCGGACATGTCAACAACGCTGTCTATTTCACTTACATGGAAAGCGCGCGAACCGAATACTGGATCAAACTATTTGGAGTTCGTGAGCTTGGCGAGCTTGGATTCATTGTTGCTCATGCGGAGTGCGATTATAAAGTTGCTGCGCGTTTTGGCGATGAGCTCGAAGTGAGTATCTGGACTTCTTCGATTGGAAATTCAAGCTTCGTGTGGGACTACGAAATTCACAACAGTGTTACCCGGCAATTGATAGCAAAGGGAAAAACGATTCAGGTAACCTACGATTACGGCAAAGAAAAAGCGATGCCGGTCCCGGACGATGTCCGTAAAAAACTGCTGGAAAACTAA